The DNA window AATCAATGTTTCTGGGTTGGTCTTCCATATGAATTGCAGTGTTATAATTATAAGTTTCTGAATTTAGTCTTCCAAGTAGTTTTTTGTTCTAAATTCTAAGGCTGACACTGATATGTTGTATAATTGTATgaatatttttcttcatttcataaCTTCTACTAATTGTATGGATAATTTTGTTCTAACTTCTAAGGCTGACACTGATATTACACTGATATGTTGTGTAATATTAACTCTTGTTTTCGCAAAATAGTAGTTTtgtaaaattaaatttgaatagaAGCTTAAACCATCATTAGTCCATCATCTAAAGATTCAAATCGTAAATCTATTAATCTAGAATGAGAAGATGGTAATGTAAAAGAGAACACTCTTAAAGGAGTGTTCTTAAAGCATTATTTTAACGTAGTATCTAAATGAAAAGCTAGTAATGTCAACTGTTGAAGATATAATATTTAATGAAGATTTTAGATGAAAGGAGTGTTGTTTAATTGTCAATCATAATTAGTATGAAGCTATAGTTATAGAGTCATAAGAGAGAGGCCAAACTAAGAATTTACATAAGTGTTACGAATTTGAGAATTCCGACAAGTCACGAATTAGAAAAGAAATTATGTCTTATAATTATGGCAAGGTGgggtacataaaaataaattacatgttCCTCAAAAGTCACTATGCTTCTAttgcttgcttcttcttcttctggatACAGGCTCAACTCTCTATCACTCACATAAGTTAATTCTTCCGATTTCTCTAAATAACACGATATCACGATAGAGGACGGTTATTGTATTTTGAAAGTTAAAGAAGATGTTTGTGTTATTTAGCTAAATCTAAAGGGAGTTGAGTGTATTTTCCTCTTTATTTTGTTAGACATTAATGCTGCCCCGTTATGAAAATACATgctaaattgttgttttctcatGATATATAATTGCTCCACCTTGATTTCTCCATTTGTATGACTCGACTATGATTTATGGTCGTTTTCACGACGTTGTTTTGACATGCGTAGTTGCTGCCCTGGTTTCTAAGTAGTTGTTAAACTTTGATTTACCTTGCGGTACTATGTATCTAGAATTGCTATAACATCTGGGTGATGATTATTTTTCAGGGGATATTAAAGATTTTCTAAAAGAATATCACTAGAGACATCAAATTAGCTTACGGTGTGTGGTTCCAgaagtttctgaatttctctaaaggtaattagttattcttttgctaatataaaaatgtatgtcaaaataatattaatctattcttaatcattgtagtttgtgctacagtttgcatatagttccttcacttttatgatatttgtatttaactgcatcgtgtgtgtgtgtttaattttacagttactttgaagtctctggtttctatttgtacaacgccgattcaaacctacccatctcccacataaagtctaactcaggttactatccctttcttcttgcttatagtttgttattttctgcttatagtttattgtttatggttctatttaatatcaatttagtgtctctcaaccagttttttggtttgtggacttatattaccttgaaataaggtaatgtcttctttaagaaatcgggtattctgattaggtattctattatgatgatagctatttattatcttgacagaattccttagtacctgatagagaaaccaagaagtttTTGTTTAGCtcaattaagacatggataagacatggatgaattcaaaccgattgtcgaaagagtacgagaaaggggtatgggaattcgttgagtttgcggttgcgcactccaaagacccgcttcgaatgccgtgtccttgcttgggttgctgttatgggggtaaggttgacgggaataagttggcatcccatttactacggtttggaattgatagaagttatacatgttggacaatgcatggtgagaaaagtaacgggaatgctgagtcgagttgtaataggaagtatgcttcaaacgacgattgcacagacacatacgattgcgatcgagtcgaagagattgcagaagcgcttgaagaagatcttgaggattgtcccaaaaagttcgagaggttggtaagcgatgcagagaaaccgttgtatgatggttgtacaaaattcacaagattgtctgcggtgttaaagttgtacaacttaaaggcggacaacggatgttcggataaaagtttcacagagttattagcccttatgaaagatatgctaccagaggataatgttcttcccaatcgaacgtatgaggccaaaaagatgttgtcctctattggcatgagctatgataagatacatgcatgtccaaacgattgcgttttgtttcgaaacgagtatgcagcgttgaatgagtgtcctaaatgtggtgcccctcgatataagaaaaagttgtctcctgctaaagtcttatggtattttcctataattccgagatttagacgcatgtatcgtagtgagaccgattcaagacacttgacttggcatgcagatgaaagaattattgatggaaagttgcgacatccggcagactcaccacaatggatgaaagttgatactgaatatcctgaatttggaaaagaagcaagaaaccttcggttgtcattgtctactgatggaatgaacccgcatggtattcaaagtatctcgcatagcacatggcctgtgattcttatgatttataacctacctccgtggctatgtatgaagcgtaagtacatgatgttatctatgctaatttctgggcctaaacaaccagggaatgacatagacgtatacttggcacccttaatcgaagatttaaagtttttgtgggagaacggtgtggaggtttacgatgggtataggaaggaaagtttcaacttgagggcgatgttgtttggaacaattaatgattt is part of the Vicia villosa cultivar HV-30 ecotype Madison, WI linkage group LG2, Vvil1.0, whole genome shotgun sequence genome and encodes:
- the LOC131653704 gene encoding uncharacterized protein LOC131653704 isoform X1, whose protein sequence is MDKTWMNSNRLSKEYEKGVWEFVEFAVAHSKDPLRMPCPCLGCCYGGKVDGNKLASHLLRFGIDRSYTCWTMHGEKSNGNAESSCNRKYASNDDCTDTYDCDRVEEIAEALEEDLEDCPKKFERLVSDAEKPLYDGCTKFTRLSAVLKLYNLKADNGCSDKSFTELLALMKDMLPEDNVLPNRTYEAKKMLSSIGMSYDKIHACPNDCVLFRNEYAALNECPKCGAPRYKKKLSPAKVLWYFPIIPRFRRMYRSETDSRHLTWHADERIIDGKLRHPADSPQWMKVDTEYPEFGKEARNLRLSLSTDGMNPHGIQSISHSTWPVILMIYNLPPWLCMKRKYMMLSMLISGPKQPGNDIDVYLAPLIEDLKFLWENGVEVYDGYRKESFNLRAMLFGTINDFPAYGNLSGYSNKGQKACPVCEDETDTTRLDLCQKNVFLGHRRFLNPNHHYRGWRKAFNGKAEHRTAPPFLSGDQIFEKVKDLSTQFGKPFAHSLVKGGWKKKSIFFELPYWKSLYVRHFLDVMHIEKNVFDSVIGTLLNIQGKSKDGVNTRNDMVNMGMRIELGPVTKGR